In Primulina eburnea isolate SZY01 chromosome 3, ASM2296580v1, whole genome shotgun sequence, one DNA window encodes the following:
- the LOC140825756 gene encoding pentatricopeptide repeat-containing protein At3g26782, mitochondrial, whose product MIKAEYWGWKSRILSCKRRCLYSTNANLANLFNKYVDKSSIFSWNSIIGELARSGNPVEALKAFSFMRKSLLRPNRSTFPCAIKSCSALCDLSSGKQAHQQAFVFGYGSDVFITSALVDMYSKCGELDDARKVFDEIPRRNVVSWTSMINGYVQNDYPREALLLFKKQLAEDIESSSEEEEECIDGVAMASIFSACSRVCEKYVTQVVYGFVIKRGLDSVLVVGNTLIEAFAKCDTVEFSRKVFDDMDERDLISWNSMIAVCVQNGLAVEAIEVFRLMVTSAELEYNAVTLSTVLFSCANCGALQIGKCVHDQVIKKNLENDVYVGTSIIDMYSKCGRVNMARRAFDRMNEKNVKSWSAMVAGYGMHGQAKEALEVFSGMIQAGVKPNSISFVSVLSACCHGGLVDEGWHWFCAMQHRFNIEPSVEHYGCMVDLLGRVGYVTKAYNLITEMRVRPDFVIWCSLLAACRIHKNVDLGEISANKLFELDRNNSVYYTLLSNIYADAGRWEDVERMRLLMKNRGFVKSPGFSLVELKGCVHTFLAGDRKHPQHEKIYDYLDELSVKLLEVGYVPSVASVLHDVDEEEKEIVLRIHSEKLAVAFGILNTVAGSTIQVIKNLRTCEDCHTVVKLISKITGREIIIRDSKRFHHFRYGTCSCGDYW is encoded by the exons ATGATCAAAGCTGAGTACTGGGGATGGAAATCACGTATATTGTCATGCAAACGCCGTTGTCTTTATTCTACCAATGCAAATCTCGCAAATCTGTTCAACAAGTATGTGGACAAGAGTAGTATCTTTTCTTGGAACTCCATCATCGGCGAATTGGCTCGAAGTGGCAACCCAGTGGAAGCGCTCAAAGCTTTTTCTTTCATGCGCAAATCATTACTCAGACCCAACCGTTCAACTTTTCCTTGTGCTATCAAATCCTGCTCTGCGCTCTGTGATCTCAGTTCGGGAAAGCAAGCCCACCAACAAGCCTTCGTCTTTGGTTATGGTTCTGATGTTTTTATAACGTCCGCACTCGTTGATATGTATTCCAAATGCGGAGAGTTGGACGATGCAAGAAAAGTGTTTGACGAAATTCCGCGAAGAAACGTGGTTTCTTGGACGTCTATGATAAACGGGTATGTTCAAAATGATTATCCCCGCGAAGCATTGTTGCTTTTTAAAAAGCAGTTGGCTGAAGATATCGAAAGCAGCTCTGAGGAGGAAGAAGAGTGCATTGACGGGGTTGCCATGGCTTCGATTTTTTCAGCATGTTCTCGAGTTTGTGAGAAGTATGTCACGCAAGTGGTTTATGGCTTTGTGATCAAAAGAGGATTGGATTCAGTTTTGGTTGTCGGCAATACTTTGATAGAGGCTTTTGCCAAGTGTGACACCGTAGAGTTTTCTAGGAAGGTGTTTGATGATATGGATGAAAGAGATTTGATTTCTTGGAATTCTATGATTGCCGTTTGTGTGCAGAATGGGCTAGCTGTAGAGGCCATTGAAGTTTTCCGTTTAATGGTAACGAGTGCAGAGCTTGAGTATAATGCAGTGACGTTGTCTACTGTTTTGTTTTCTTGTGCGAATTGTGGAGCGCTGCAAATTGGCAAGTGTGTGCACGATCAG GTTATAAAGAAGAATCTTGAGAATGATGTTTACGTAGGCACTTCAATTATTGACATGTATAGCAAATGTGGGAGAGTAAATATGGCAAGAAGAGCGTTCGATAGGATGAATGAAAAGAATGTAAAGTCCTGGTCTGCCATGGTTGCTGGTTACGGGATGCATGGTCAAGCGAAGGAAGCGCTTGAAGTATTCTCTGGTATGATTCAGGCAGGTGTAAAACCAAACAGCATCAGTTTTGTATCAGTCCTCTCAGCTTGTTGCCATGGTGGTCTGGTAGATGAAGGGTGGCACTGGTTTTGCGCGATGCAACATAGGTTTAATATAGAACCAAGTGTAGAACATTATGGTTGCATGGTTGATCTTCTTGGTCGTGTAGGTTATGTAACAAAGGCGTATAATTTGATCACAGAGATGAGGGTGAGACCTGATTTTGTTATTTGGTGTTCCCTTTTGGCTGCCTGCAGAATCCATAAAAATGTGGATCTTGGGGAGATATCTGCAAATAAATTGTTTGAGTTGGATCGAAACAACTCGGTTTATTACACATTACTCTCAAATATTTATGCTGATGCCGGTAGGTGGGAAGATGTAGAAAGAATGAGGTTGTTAATGAAAAACCGGGGATTTGTTAAATCACCTGGATTTAGTCTCGTTGAACTTAAGGGTTGTGTTCATACTTTTCTTGCTGGGGACAGGAAACATCCTCAGCACGAGAAGATTTACGATTATCTGGATGAATTATCTGTGAAGCTGTTAGAGGTTGGATATGTACCCTCTGTAGCATCAGTGCTTCACGATGTCGACGAGGAAGAGAAGGAAATTGTGTTACGAATTCACAGCGAGAAGCTTGCTGTGGCTTTTGGGATTCTGAACACCGTGGCAGGGAGTACCATCCAGGTTATTAAAAATCTTAGAACTTGCGAAGACTGTCATACTGTGGTTAAGCTGATATCCAAGATCACTGGTCGTGAAATCATTATAAGAGATTCAAAAAGGTTTCACCATTTCAGATACGGTACTTGTTCATGTGGGGATTACTGGTGA
- the LOC140828104 gene encoding B-box zinc finger protein 20-like, with protein MKIQCDVCNQDEASVFCSADEAALCSACDRRVHHANMVAGKHQRFYLDQPTPKQSPVCDICKEKRAFLFCHQDRAIMCKDCDSSIHKANVHTQKHTRFLLTGVIPSASSSLYDVSDAVPSYPKPQDSKNMPFTASIPVTSKITTVQCTSLESCDEGHDVQFTNLNGSVSASTISEYLMETLPGWHVEDFLDSTTAYGFCKDGGNCVQVQPLFGGDSESKMIEFSVENMGFWVPQMQPTNGEFALNSIKSSRKWSEDDTFAAVPQWICPPSAASKRY; from the exons ATGAAGATCCAATGTGATGTATGCAACCAAGACGAAGCATCCGTCTTCTGCTCGGCGGATGAGGCCGCCCTCTGCTCCGCCTGCGACCGTCGGGTTCACCACGCCAACATGGTCGCCGGGAAACACCAGCGCTTCTACCTCGACCAACCCACCCCCAAACAATCCCCTGTCTGTGACATCTGCAAG GAGAAAAGAGCTTTCTTGTTTTGTCACCAAGACAGGGCTATTATGTGCAAAGATTGCGATTCTTCGATACACAAAGCAAATGTGCACACTCAAAAGCACACCAGATTTCTACTAACTGGTGTCATCCCTTCTGCAAGTTCTTCCCTTTATGATGTTTCTGATGCAGTTCCAAGTTATCCTAAGCCTCAAGACTCCAAAAATATGCCGTTTACTGCTAGTATACCCGTCACCTCGAAGATTACAACAGTCCAATGCACATCGCTAGAATCTTGTGATGAAGGTCATGATGTTCAGTTTACGAACTTAAATGGTTCGGTTTCAGCTAGTACCATATCAGAGTATTTGATGGAAACCCTTCCTGGTTGGCATGTTGAAGACTTTCTGGATTCCACTACTGCTTACGGTTTCTGTAAG GATGGAGGTAATTGTGTGCAGGTGCAGCCCTTGTTTGGGGGTGATTCTGAGAGCAAAATGATTGAATTTTCAGTAGAAAATATGGGATTTTGGGTCCCTCAAATGCAGCCCACAAATGGGGAATTTGCTTTAAATAGTATAAAATCTAGCAGAAAATGGAGCGAGGATGATACTTTCGCTGCTGTCCCACAGTGGATTTGTCCACCCTCGGCTGCTTCCAAGAGATATTGA
- the LOC140828105 gene encoding floral homeotic protein DEFICIENS isoform X1, whose product MARGKIQIKRIENQTNRQVTYSKRRNGLFKKAHELTVLCDAKVSIIMISSTQKLHEYISPSSTTKQLFDQYQKAVGVDLWSSHYEKMQEHLKKLKEVNRNLRREIRQRMGESLNDLDYHQMVNLIEDMDNSLRIIRERKYKVIGNQIETGKKKLRNVEEIHRNLVLEFDARQEDPQYGLVDNEGDYNSVLGYPNRIIALRLPTNHHPSLHSGGGSDLTTFALLE is encoded by the exons ATGGCTCGGGGCAAGATCCAGATCAAGAGAATAGAGAACCAAACAAACAGGCAGGTGACGTATTCCAAGAGAAGAAATGGGCTCTTCAAGAAAGCTCACGAGCTTACTGTTCTCTGTGATGCAAAGGTTTCCATTATCATGATCTCAAGTACTCAGAAGCTCCACGAATACATCAGCCCCTCCTCCAC AACCAAGCAGTTGTTTGATCAGTACCAGAAGGCTGTTGGAGTCGATCTTTGGAGCTCCCACTATGAG AAAATGCAAGAGCACTTGAAGAAGCTTAAGGAGGTTAACAGAAATCTTAGGAGGGAGATTAG GCAAAGGATGGGAGAGAGCTTGAATGATCTGGATTACCATCAAATGGTGAATCTTATTGAAGACATGGACAACTCTTTGAGGATCATTCGAGAAAGAAAG TACAAAGTTATCGGCAACCAGATCGAGACTGGGAAGAAAAAG TTAAGGAACGTGGAAGAAATACACAGAAATCTTGTTCTCGAATTC GACGCAAGGCAAGAGGATCCACAATACGGATTAGTTGACAATGAAGGGGATTATAATTCAGTTCTTGGATACCCGAATCGTATAATCGCTCTACGCCTCCCGACTAATCACCATCCAAGTCTCCACAGCGGCGGGGGATCAGATCTTACCACTTTTGCTTTGCTCGAGTAA
- the LOC140828105 gene encoding floral homeotic protein DEFICIENS isoform X2: MARGKIQIKRIENQTNRQVTYSKRRNGLFKKAHELTVLCDAKVSIIMISSTQKLHEYISPSSTTKQLFDQYQKAVGVDLWSSHYEKMQEHLKKLKEVNRNLRREIRQRMGESLNDLDYHQMVNLIEDMDNSLRIIRERKYKVIGNQIETGKKKDARQEDPQYGLVDNEGDYNSVLGYPNRIIALRLPTNHHPSLHSGGGSDLTTFALLE; this comes from the exons ATGGCTCGGGGCAAGATCCAGATCAAGAGAATAGAGAACCAAACAAACAGGCAGGTGACGTATTCCAAGAGAAGAAATGGGCTCTTCAAGAAAGCTCACGAGCTTACTGTTCTCTGTGATGCAAAGGTTTCCATTATCATGATCTCAAGTACTCAGAAGCTCCACGAATACATCAGCCCCTCCTCCAC AACCAAGCAGTTGTTTGATCAGTACCAGAAGGCTGTTGGAGTCGATCTTTGGAGCTCCCACTATGAG AAAATGCAAGAGCACTTGAAGAAGCTTAAGGAGGTTAACAGAAATCTTAGGAGGGAGATTAG GCAAAGGATGGGAGAGAGCTTGAATGATCTGGATTACCATCAAATGGTGAATCTTATTGAAGACATGGACAACTCTTTGAGGATCATTCGAGAAAGAAAG TACAAAGTTATCGGCAACCAGATCGAGACTGGGAAGAAAAAG GACGCAAGGCAAGAGGATCCACAATACGGATTAGTTGACAATGAAGGGGATTATAATTCAGTTCTTGGATACCCGAATCGTATAATCGCTCTACGCCTCCCGACTAATCACCATCCAAGTCTCCACAGCGGCGGGGGATCAGATCTTACCACTTTTGCTTTGCTCGAGTAA